In Rhodovulum sulfidophilum DSM 1374, the following are encoded in one genomic region:
- a CDS encoding D-amino-acid transaminase: MTRTVYVNGDYLPETEARVSIFDRGFLFADGVYEVASVVGGKLLDFHAHAARLQRSLAELEMRSPVDMDALLQIHRELIAKNDVDQGMVYMQITRGAPADRDFHFPDPDQVAPSLVMFTQSKEIIESKTAETGIKVISIDDLRWARRDIKTVQLLYASMAKMAAEKAGADDAWMVEDGFVTEGSSNNAYIVKNGKIITRQLGTEILPGITRAAVLKFAAEAQMEIEERAFTIEEAKQADEAFFTSASAFVMPVVSVDGVSLGDGLPGPVSRRLREIYIDEAVKTAI; encoded by the coding sequence ATGACCCGAACCGTCTATGTGAACGGCGACTACCTGCCCGAGACCGAAGCCCGCGTCTCGATCTTCGACCGCGGCTTTCTGTTCGCCGATGGCGTCTACGAGGTGGCCAGCGTGGTCGGCGGCAAGCTTCTCGACTTCCATGCCCATGCCGCGCGGCTGCAGCGCTCGCTGGCCGAGCTCGAGATGCGGTCGCCCGTCGACATGGACGCGCTGCTGCAGATCCACCGCGAGCTGATCGCGAAGAACGACGTCGATCAGGGCATGGTCTACATGCAGATCACCCGCGGCGCGCCCGCTGATCGCGACTTCCACTTCCCCGATCCGGACCAGGTCGCGCCGAGCCTGGTGATGTTCACCCAGTCCAAGGAAATCATCGAAAGCAAGACCGCCGAGACCGGCATCAAGGTGATCTCGATCGACGACCTGCGCTGGGCGCGGCGCGACATCAAGACGGTGCAGCTGCTTTACGCGTCGATGGCGAAGATGGCCGCCGAGAAGGCCGGCGCCGATGACGCCTGGATGGTCGAGGACGGCTTCGTCACCGAGGGCAGCTCGAACAACGCCTATATCGTCAAGAACGGCAAGATCATCACCCGCCAGCTCGGCACCGAGATCCTGCCCGGCATCACCCGCGCCGCGGTGCTGAAATTCGCCGCCGAAGCGCAGATGGAAATCGAGGAACGCGCCTTCACCATCGAGGAGGCCAAGCAGGCCGACGAGGCCTTCTTCACCTCGGCCTCGGCCTTCGTGATGCCGGTGGTGTCGGTCGACGGGGTCAGCCTCGGCGACGGCCTGCCGGGCCCGGTCTCGCGCCGCCTGCGCGAGATCTATATCGACGAGGCGGTCAAGACCGCGATCTGA
- the dgcN gene encoding N-acetyltransferase DgcN, translating to MIETPYLLFLGDAPDPLAAKVAQGIRDWRPENAVGQFRMDGCKADLKLPDLDLAAAKAEGAKTLVVGVANRGGVISPAWKKVLVAALEEGFDLASGLHNLLCNEPDLAGVAEATGRTLHDVRIPTVAYPIANGKKRSGKRCLAVGTDCSVGKMYTALAMDREMKARGLKSSFRATGQTGILITGEGVPLDAVIADFMAGAIEWLTPDNDDDHWDMIEGQGSLFHVSYSGVTMALIHGGQPDALILSHEPTRTHMRGLPDYGLPSLETLRDTALGLARVANPKAEVVGISVNTAAMGEDEALSCLEGIEKRMGLPTVDPFRQGAGRLADALDAI from the coding sequence ATGATCGAAACCCCCTATCTCCTGTTTCTGGGCGACGCCCCTGACCCGCTGGCGGCCAAGGTGGCCCAGGGCATCCGCGACTGGCGTCCGGAAAACGCCGTCGGCCAGTTCCGGATGGACGGCTGCAAGGCCGACCTGAAACTGCCCGACCTCGATCTGGCCGCGGCCAAGGCCGAGGGCGCGAAGACGCTGGTGGTGGGTGTCGCCAACCGCGGCGGCGTGATCTCGCCCGCCTGGAAGAAGGTGCTGGTCGCGGCGCTCGAAGAGGGATTCGATCTCGCCTCGGGGCTGCATAACCTGCTCTGCAACGAACCCGACCTCGCCGGCGTCGCCGAGGCCACCGGCCGCACCCTGCACGACGTGCGCATCCCGACCGTCGCCTACCCGATCGCCAATGGCAAGAAACGCTCGGGCAAGCGCTGCCTCGCGGTCGGCACCGACTGCTCGGTCGGCAAGATGTATACCGCGCTGGCGATGGACCGCGAGATGAAGGCCCGCGGGCTGAAATCCTCCTTCCGCGCCACCGGCCAGACCGGCATCCTGATCACCGGCGAGGGCGTCCCACTCGATGCCGTGATCGCCGATTTCATGGCCGGCGCGATCGAATGGCTGACGCCCGACAATGACGACGATCACTGGGACATGATCGAGGGTCAGGGCAGTCTGTTCCATGTCTCCTATTCCGGCGTGACCATGGCGCTGATCCATGGCGGCCAGCCCGATGCGCTGATCCTCAGCCACGAACCGACTCGGACGCATATGCGCGGCCTGCCGGATTACGGCCTGCCGAGCCTCGAGACGCTGCGCGACACCGCGCTGGGTCTTGCCCGCGTCGCCAATCCGAAGGCCGAGGTCGTCGGCATCTCGGTCAATACCGCGGCGATGGGCGAGGACGAGGCGCTGAGCTGTCTCGAAGGCATCGAGAAACGCATGGGCCTGCCGACGGTCGACCCGTTCCGGCAGGGCGCGGGCCGTCTCGCCGATGCGCTCGACGCGATCTGA
- the dgcA gene encoding N-acetyl-D-Glu racemase DgcA, producing MQISVTPESFRLKEAFTISRGSRTEARVLTVRVASGGATGRGECVPYARYDETLDSVTAQIGALPPSPSRAALQELLPPGAARNAVDCALWDLEAKEARTRVWDLAGLPAPGPEITAFTLSLDTPENMRAAAARNAHRPLLKIKLGTDADMPRLEAVRAGAPKARIIVDANEGWTAEVYADLAPHLVRLGVALVEQPLPAGQDDMLAEIARPLPVCADESCHDRASLPALKGKYDLVNIKLDKTGGLTEALALKQQALAEGYGIMVGCMVGSSLAMAPAVLLAQGAAVTDLDGPLLLAEDRPEPLCFDEAGVHAPAAALWG from the coding sequence ATGCAGATTTCCGTCACCCCCGAGAGCTTCCGCCTGAAAGAGGCCTTCACCATCTCGCGCGGCTCGCGCACCGAGGCCCGCGTACTGACCGTGCGCGTCGCCTCGGGCGGCGCCACCGGCCGGGGCGAATGCGTCCCCTATGCCCGATATGACGAGACGCTGGACAGCGTCACCGCCCAGATCGGGGCGCTTCCGCCCTCGCCGAGCCGAGCCGCGCTGCAGGAGCTGCTGCCGCCCGGCGCCGCGCGCAATGCCGTCGATTGCGCGCTCTGGGATCTCGAGGCCAAGGAGGCCCGCACCCGGGTCTGGGATCTGGCGGGCCTGCCCGCGCCGGGCCCCGAGATCACCGCCTTCACGCTGTCGCTCGACACGCCCGAGAACATGCGCGCGGCGGCGGCCCGGAATGCCCACCGGCCGCTTCTGAAGATCAAGCTCGGCACCGATGCCGACATGCCCCGGCTGGAAGCGGTGCGCGCGGGCGCGCCCAAGGCCCGGATCATCGTCGATGCCAATGAGGGCTGGACCGCCGAGGTCTATGCCGATCTCGCGCCGCATCTGGTGCGCCTCGGCGTGGCGCTGGTGGAACAGCCCCTGCCCGCCGGTCAGGACGACATGCTGGCCGAGATCGCGCGCCCGCTGCCGGTCTGCGCCGATGAAAGCTGCCATGACCGCGCCAGCCTGCCCGCGCTGAAGGGCAAATACGATCTGGTGAACATCAAGCTCGACAAGACCGGCGGGCTGACCGAGGCGCTGGCCCTCAAGCAACAGGCACTGGCCGAGGGCTATGGCATCATGGTCGGCTGCATGGTCGGCTCGAGCCTCGCGATGGCGCCTGCCGTGCTCCTGGCCCAGGGCGCGGCGGTGACGGATCTTGACGGGCCGCTGCTTCTGGCCGAAGACCGGCCCGAGCCCCTCTGCTTCGACGAGGCGGGCGTGCATGCCCCCGCCGCCGCGCTCTGGGGATAG